In Lapillicoccus jejuensis, the DNA window CGGTACTTGCCGGTGAGCACGCCCTGCGCGATGGGGCTCCAGACGATCTGGCCGATGCCGAGCTCCTCGCAGGTCGGGACCACCTCGGGCTCGATGACCCGCCACAGCATCGAGTACTGCGGCTGGCTCGAGATGAGCTGGATGCCGAGGTCCTTCGCGAGCGCGTGGCCGGCGCGGATCTGCTCGGCGGTCCACTCGCTGACGCCGATGTAGAGCGCCTTGCCCTGGCGGACGACGTCGGCGAAGGCCTGCATCGTCTCCTCGAGCGGCGTCTCGGTGTCGTACCGGTGGGCCTGGTAGAGGTCGACGTAGTCGGTCTGCAGGCGCTGCAGCGACCCGTTGATCGACTCCATGATGTGCTTGCGGGACAGGCCGGTGTCGTTCTTGCCCTGGGGGCCGGTGGGCCAGTAGACCTTGGTGAAGATCTCCAGGCTCTCGCGCCGCTCGCCCTTGAGGGCCTCGCCGAGGACGGTCTCCGCCGCGGTGTTGGCGTAGACGTCGGCGGTGTCGAACGTGCTGATCCCCTCGTCGAGCGCGGCGCGCACGCACTGCGTGGCGACGTCGTTCTCGACCTGGGACCCGTGGGTCAGCCAGTTGCCGTAGGTGATCTCCGAGATCTTCAGACCGCTGTTGCCGAGGTAACGAAACTCCATACCTGCGAACCTACGACCCGTCCGCCACCGCGTCTCACCTGGTCGACCGGACGGCCCACCGCAGCGAGGTAGATAGGCACCTGGAGCAGGTACCCTGGTGCCATGGCCATCAACATCAAGCGCGAGCGGGTGCAGGAGCTGGCTCGGGAGGCGGCCGAGCGCACCGGCCGGTCGCAGACCGACGCGATCGAGACCGCGCTGGAGCGCTACCTCGCGGAGCTAGCGGCGGACGGCGACGACCGCGAGCTCCGGATCGACGAGCTGCTGGCCCGGGTGGACGCCGAGATGACCCCGCAGACGCGCGCCGCTCTGCTGTCGGACGACCTGTACGACGCCGACGGCCTCCCCCGGTGATCCTCGACTCGTCCGCCATCGTGGCCGTCCTGACCGGGGAGCCGCAACGGGCCGACATCCGACGAGTCGCTCGGACCGCCTCGCGACTCGGCATCTCCGCCGGGACCCTGCTCGAGGTCGGTGTCGTCGTCGACCGGCGGGGGCAGCCCCTGTTGTCCCGGCGCCTCGACGCGCTTCTCGAGGAGTG includes these proteins:
- a CDS encoding aldo/keto reductase family protein, which produces MEFRYLGNSGLKISEITYGNWLTHGSQVENDVATQCVRAALDEGISTFDTADVYANTAAETVLGEALKGERRESLEIFTKVYWPTGPQGKNDTGLSRKHIMESINGSLQRLQTDYVDLYQAHRYDTETPLEETMQAFADVVRQGKALYIGVSEWTAEQIRAGHALAKDLGIQLISSQPQYSMLWRVIEPEVVPTCEELGIGQIVWSPIAQGVLTGKYRPGEQPPAGSRAADEKGGADMIQRFMNDETLTRVQKLKPVADDAGLSMAQLAVAWVLQNPNVSAALVGASRPEQVGENVKAAGVTLEPELMQRIDDALGDLVERDPGKTVENSPQQRVA
- a CDS encoding type II toxin-antitoxin system VapB family antitoxin → MAINIKRERVQELAREAAERTGRSQTDAIETALERYLAELAADGDDRELRIDELLARVDAEMTPQTRAALLSDDLYDADGLPR